One Coleofasciculus chthonoplastes PCC 7420 genomic region harbors:
- a CDS encoding superoxide dismutase family protein, whose translation MNWINRPLRIIAIAFFSSLLLFVYGCQQANNVTEEPVTEPQEEVTEQQASTATAVINSTTDPSEVLGEAEFTTTADAMLIEVTMTNAPSGERAFHIHETGNCADQGNAAGGHFNPDDVKHGLITEDGFENAHAGDLGNITIAEDGTGTKSLTVEKLMFTEGNYAIGNRSVILHEKPDDFGQPTGNAGGRVGCGIIQVTDS comes from the coding sequence CCCTAAGAATTATCGCGATCGCGTTTTTTTCCAGCCTACTACTGTTTGTGTATGGCTGTCAGCAAGCGAACAATGTGACGGAGGAACCTGTGACCGAACCCCAAGAAGAAGTGACGGAACAACAAGCTAGCACCGCTACAGCCGTAATCAACAGTACAACCGATCCCTCAGAAGTCTTGGGAGAGGCTGAGTTTACCACAACGGCGGACGCTATGTTGATTGAAGTGACGATGACAAATGCGCCATCGGGAGAACGTGCTTTCCACATCCATGAAACCGGGAATTGTGCGGATCAAGGGAATGCGGCTGGCGGTCATTTTAATCCCGATGATGTGAAACATGGATTAATTACCGAAGATGGGTTTGAAAATGCTCATGCGGGAGATTTAGGCAATATTACGATTGCTGAAGATGGTACGGGGACAAAAAGTCTAACGGTTGAGAAACTCATGTTTACTGAAGGGAATTATGCGATTGGGAATCGGTCGGTGATTCTTCATGAAAAGCCTGATGATTTTGGTCAGCCGACTGGTAATGCTGGCGGACGAGTTGGCTGTGGAATTATTCAGGTAACTGATTCCTAG